GATGTGGTTCTTGATGTCGTTGACCGTGGGGAAGTAGCACAGGTTGTGCCTCTCCGGAACCTTCTCTGCCTTGAACATCTCACGCTCGACAAACTTcctgggagggagggaaagacggagagagagacagagaaagagacggagagagagacagagaaagagacagagagagacagagaaagagacagagagagagagacagagaaagagacggagagagagacagagaaagagacagagagagagagacagagaaagagacggagagagagacagagaaagagacagagagagagagacagagaaagagacggagagagagacagagaaagagacagagaaagagacggagagagagacagagaaagagacagagaaagagacggagagagagacagagaaagagacagagaaagagagcacttgAGCACCTTTGATGAACTTGTGGCCTTGGCTACTaatagaccagtggttctcaaagtgtggggtggGTCCCATGGGGGGCCCACTGGCTAGCACTCTggatttgtaaccggagggttgccggttcgagcaccgaccagtgggccgcggctgaagtgcccttgagcaaggcacctaacccctcactgctccccgagcgccgccgttgaagcaggcagctcactgcgccgggattagtgtgtgcttcacctcactgtgtgttcactgtgtgttcactgtgtgctgtttgtgtttcactaattcaccgattgggttaaatgcagagaccaaatttccctcacgggatcaaaaagtatatatacttatacttattagtggggaatagagacaggTGAGTCAGGTGGGCCGTGATGAACAGgagaatttcttttttttttgttaatctttaataatgcctttctttttttgaaaggtcacagattcaaaacaaaatagtcaAACACAAGCATAGGAGTCATAATCAGACTGACACATGAATTAAAATAGCATCTTATCCAGCAGACCAAGACAGGAAATGCAACGTGGAACCCTTTTTTAAACATTATCATTTTGCTGAgttgatggggtcaggtggcGCTTAAAAAATTCCCTACCTCCAAAgtagggaatgagagagaaaatttgagaaccactgtaatAGACGATGCACCTGTCAAACCTCTGACCTGGAGCATCCCCATTACTGTATTTAATTATTTGCTCGTTTGATAAGGACAGTGCTCAATgatacaaacatacagtatataagcCACAGCAAGCTGTATGGGGTAAATTTCATCTGTAGTCCCTGGCCAGTTTTTAAAAACCTAGAATAGAGAGATTAGCTATCACATGAGATTGATTACAGCTACAACTGAAACATGCTGACTGGTACCCAGACCAGTGTGATGTGTACACATCAAACAGACAATGGAAATCATACAATGCAATACACATAGATGCAAGGCAGAGTctttaatttctcagaaattCTAATCTGATTACACCTGATTACATATTATGATCACATTTGGTTTGCTTTGAGCCAggtcttaaagggacaccaggcaacgtttttgtgttaattactcatcttcgtaagtcggtatatggttaaattactcattacagggcgaatgaagactctctcgcccgcccctactgccagtaggaagaatatcccgcttgcaagttcagtgtatcgtacccgccgaccgaagcaggatcagtttacatcctgcatccacagcacagaggcaggctaacgaaacgctagcgattgttgcaaacgtgtgtataatggcagagccggcgaagaagcagcgaaaacccttgacggaagatgcaaagaaaaggaaaagagcttcagaccgagcgagggggagtttcgtagagaaaaagcatcagggttgcctggtgtccctttaaggttgtggttgtgtttaagcTGGATAGCAATTACTTTCTCTTAAGTCAGAGGGTAACAGGGTTCTTAAGTCAGAGGGTAACAGGGCTCTTAAGTCAGAGGGTAACAGGGCTCTTAAGTCAGACGCTAACAGGGCTCTTAAATCTGAGGGTAACAGGGCTCTTAAGTCAGAGGGTAACAGGCTCTTAAATCTGAGGGTAACAGGGCTCTTAAATCTGAGGGTAACAGGCTCTTAAATCTGAGGGTAACAGGGCTCTTAAATCTGAGGGTAACAGGGCTCTAAAGACAGAGGCTCACATCTCACCTTAGCTGTTTGCGGACTGTGTACACCTGGCTGTGTCCCTGTGACACCAGCTGCTTGATCTTTTCAGCTACTAGCGGGTGCAAGCGAGAGGGCATGCAGCTGTCATCATCCAGGGAGCCGtcatcctcttcttcctcctcctcctctggccCTAGTAGCCCCTCCCCATCGTCCTCTGATAGGGGCAGAGACACAGGGGGGAGGGGCGGGGCCTCCATATCGTGGTACAGGTGAGCTTTCTGGGTAGGTAGCTGGAGATAGTACCTGTGCAGGTGGGGAGAAAGGATATTAAATACATATTAAATACCACCTGAAGTCAGATACGTGTTCCTACAAATTAACACTAGTACATTTGACCAAATTGAATATTATATGAAAAGAAAAAACGTCATTCTCACAGCTATGGGCAAAATAACCCTTGGACTCTTTGGGgcaatgtactgtactgtatgtcacttGAAGAAATTAGCAAGAAATACTTGATTAGAGTAACTTTAAATCCAATAACTGGCTAACATGACTGCTTATCACTAACGTTCAATATTGTTGTGGCCatcataatattaataataacatCACAATATTTTCACACAGAACGCATCTCATTCTCAGAATCAGGCAAAATGTTAAGGTATGAAGAATAGTAAGTGAATAAGAATATTCACAACTGGTCTATATTCAGACTACTGGTAAGATACTTATGCATGATGATTACTTTTAGAGACCATGTCTTTACAAATGTTGGCATTTCTGGGTTGCTCTCCATGGAAGAATTAATAGCTATGCCTTTTGGAATCCATTTTCAATGCCTTTTAGCACTACAATGGTACCCAATTAGTCATAGAGTTACATAGTATGCATAGTGTAATATCgattagtgctgggcggtatgaccaaaaatgtatatcacggtatttttcaaaattcttacggtttcacggtatatgacggtatttttttttccatgcatgatcagatgttcagcattttctacaagttgagagaggaattgctgcagtacattgactaaggatggtctgtttcactgtcatgatgtagaataactccacactagtggtaatgcagttttgcatggccccagaaaatgatgctgtttacaaagagccactcatgattctaatgaagaatctaatcagaatgcaaagacaattgcagtcaaaatacagaacttttactgtgcaaatttcacaaacatcacataaaaccaatacaaaaagtagtgcaacttgcaataattatacttttttgaaaattatacaatttaaaataaaacctctctgctaatatgcttactctgtcaaataggcctatcagaaacatgccttattgttattgtgtggtttgcatgacgttagtggtaggatgtggatgtcttgttagcctgccatgagcttcggttcgatTCTAggtaaaacattaacaaaaaagtttgttttggtgcactgatgacagtcaggatcatttctaactagccagctagaattgctcagttcatgtctataacatgctttacttgctacctggataatttcagcgaatattcttaaggtgagatgaatgataagatcattaaacttcactgtgttcggtgggttgctaactaacgacatcacctactagccagccagttacagctgttgaacaatctcaatagaattttcgtgacggtaaatccctttcaaagcagtatcccttaacatttttccttaactaaagaaacaatttaaggtattctgtgcaacacccttaccTAAGgataaattaagccttaagggtcatacttcagcggaaaaacttaaggtgttctgtgtttaccctcactatgcctgcCTCGCAGTCacaccatgcgtgcgtgtgaaaaaagtcccgtctgaaacactgtcgcgcggcgcagcattccaaatgttgtgtaatcaaatacaccggtatggcggtatattaaaaattcatatcataacgaaaatatacaccggtttacggtgtgaaccggtataccgcccagtaCTAATATCGATCGTCCCAAGTGCACAttggcaatgtcagagacttcacTATCCATTATATAAGTTGGGGTCACATCAGACTGAGTCTGAACCCATTATTTTAAGGCAAAAGAGCTGCATTGTGGCAGCATTAGTGCAATAGGAACTGTTATAATCAGCGATTGCTTACCTTATGACTCCTCCGATGTCCCTTAGACTCTTCTTCAGGTTGAAGAAAGCCTTCTCCTGCTCCTGACGAACCACCTTCTTGTCCACCTTAGGGTCTGTCGGCACGCGGTACTCCGGAAACTTTCGCACCTTCTTAATGTAGATCCTAAAAGACCAGGGAGATGTCAGTGTGACGGCAAAGCTGCCTACTAGAagtgttaattaattaaagaTACCCTAACAAAGGTGCCCTAATAACAACAATGTTGCCAAGATGTCGTTTGAACGGTCAAAGAGAGTATTTAAGTGAGAATGTATAGACTGTAggttttttgtatatttttgttCAATGACTAAAACATTTGAACACTGTTGGGGCTGATTTCAACCTTGAGAATCTACAAAACAGCAGAGCATATTAAAAGAATGTTCATAGGTTCCGCATAGATCTGACCACTACTATGGAGGTTCTGCATAGATCTGGCCACTACTATGGAGGTTCTGCATAGATCTGCCGCATAGATCTGACCACTACTATGGAGGTTCTGCATAGATCTGACCACTACTATCTGACCACTACTATGGAGGTTCCGCATAGATCTGACCACTACTATGGAGGCTTCAAAAATGCTTTCATGCTTTAACTTGGTCTTCACTTTTTTATGACTTAAGGATATGAAAGTATGCTGTCCAAACATTTTGCAGCCATTTTGGTTCACACAGCAGGGAGACAAtaatgacctgtgtgtgtgtgtgcgtgcatatatgtgtgtgtgtgtacctggcagGACAGGTGGCTTTGTAGTTTGCACTCTGACTCTCAAGCTCTGAACTCTTCTTTGGCTGGAGGCCTTTCCGCCGTGGACCAAACTGGCATTCCATGACAATCGCCCGGCTCCctagatacaaacacacacacacacacacacacacacacacacacacacacacacacacacacaggtcatgccatggatttttgtgaattttGATACTGAAGATAGGTGAAGGTCTGCTAAAGCTAAAGCTGAAGTTGTTTTTTCGGAACCGAAAGTTTTCTTGCCTACTAAGTGAGACCACTAGTGCTATGTTGTGCATAAAGCGGGTTCAAATGGGACAGATAGAAGCAAACGTGCCCGGCGGACTTTTTTCTTTaaagtttcttttttctttttaaaatttCTGAATGGTGTTGTGTGAGTTCTTAGTTGTTTGTTCGAATCGGGAGGATAATTTGCATGGTGGATTTAAGCCTACCAAATTGAAATCAAAGCATCAATTCCACTCTCACAtaagtatagcctacacacacacttcaaacaagCAAACGCAGCGCATACCGGTCATAATTATTCAACCTGACAGAGCAGATTGCCTGCATTTTTGCGGTGACATGACAAAAATATTTAAGACCCATCCAATCGGAATTTAAGACAATGTATTATTGTACTATAAGGCCATATATTTCACATGCTATTGACCCTCCTGGGGGTctgaaataataaataaatatttgaataACAAGAGCAGTGATAGTCTGACTGACGGGAGGCGCTCTAACCTGCGTTGACGAATGGGATGCCGTCGTAGGGGACGTACTGGGACTTCCACATGAGGCGTGTGGCGGCCTTGGCGGGAGAGGGCGACTGGCGTGTGCCGAACACCGCCTGCGTCTGCTGCTTGTGCAGAAGAAGCACTGCCTCCAACTCCGCCTCCGTGCTGCAGTAACCGCGGTAGGAGTCGCCAATCTTCTGCTCCAGAACAGGAAGAAAGGGAGGCGGACAAGAAGTGCCCAAGTAGAGCAGAGTTTCCCTACAACATGTTTGCACTGTGTACTTGCATTGCAATGAAGACATTGAGAatgaataaacacacaaaatacatacataataaAGTAGAGAGTGCTTTGTGTCATAGAGTCACTAGATACATTtaggtaactgtgtgtgtgtgagtgtgtgtgttctgacctCACAGCTGCGTAGCCTCAGGGCCCAGCTGGGTGCATTACGAGGGAGGGGCTTCAATGGAGTCACAAAGGCATCCGCGCTAGAAGACGTGGTGTACATAAgacgtttacacacacacacacacacacacacacacacacacacacacacacacacacacacacacagctagaagACGTGGTGTACATAAgacgtttacacacacacacagacacagctagaAGACGTGGTGTACATACTGTAAgacgtttacacacacacacacacacacacacacacacacacacacacagctagaagACGTGGTGTACATAAgacgtttacacacacacacacacacacacacacacagctagaagAGGTGGTGTACATAAgacgtttacacacacacacacacacacacacagctagaagACGTGGTGTACATAAgacgtttacacacacacacacacacacacacacacagctagaagAGGTGGTGTACATAAgacgtttacacacacacacacacagctagaagACGTGGTGTACATAAgacgtttacacacacacacacacacacagctagaagAGGTGGTGTACATAAGAcgtttacagacacacacacacacagctagaagACGTGGTGTACATAAGAcgtttacagacacacacacacacacagctagaagAGGTGGTGTACATAAGAcgtttacagacacacacacagacacagctagaAGAGGTGGTGTACACAAGAcgtttacagacacacacacagacacagctagaAGAGGTGGTGTACACAAGAcgtttacagacacacacacagacacagctagaAGAGGTGGTGTACACAAGAcgtttacagacacacaaacagacacagctaGAAGAGGTGGTGTACATAAGAcgtttacagacacacacacagacacagctagaAGACGTGGTGTACATAAGAcgtttacagacacacacacagacacagctaaaAGAGGTGGTGTACATAAGacttttacaaacacacacacttgtagatatgcacacatacaattCATACATTCATAATTCGTTCAATGCAAATATTTACATGTAtgtgtactctgcacaatgacaataaagttgttgtaaatatttcattaaaatatgtatcaatatgtaggcctatactgcACTTACAAACCACAATGTGAATCACAATGTGAATCCAGCAAGGCTGGTGTTCAGCAGGACTTACCTTTTGGAGTCGGGGTCGGTCTCAGTCGTAGCGTTGCCTGCAATGCCACTGATGGCTGTAAAGGTGACCGTCTGGAGTGGCTCCTGACTGAAGGATTTCTGACCACCTGATCCTGGGGAACCAggaagtagatagatagatagatagatagatagatagatagatagatagatagatagatagatagatagatagatagatagatagatagatagatagatagatacatagatagatagatagatagatagatagatactttattgatccccaaggggaaattcaaggtctcagtagcatactgacatcacacacaacatgcacttacagcagaaatggtaaatataagtataaacatataactaaactccactgtacaatagagacagtagaagataagaaaacctAACAAAACTAAATCCTAAATATActttataaattaaataaaaaaaatccacagtgtgcttgagggtgatcgagcatgagacgcttgcagtgacagggccgggactggcctgtagttctgtgtgcatggtgaggtgctcaagagagtgagcaTTTCCACCAGTTTGAAAAGGAACCAAGGATGCGTCACCAACAGGAGTGTTGCATGCATAAACAAGAGTTTATGATATGCATAAACGGGAGGATGATCTGACAGTTGTCCCGTTAAAACAGCTGTATAAAATGCTGGTGAATGTCTGCAGTGTAGAGCTAGTTGACTAGTTTTGTTTACTCATGGCAACAGTTGTGAGCGTGAAAACGGGGTGCAAATGGATAGGGAGTAACTAGTGTCGGAAAGGGCCAAAGTCTGCTCCTTGGCTAAATGTCCCATTATGAGGATGTGACTGAGGTAAGGGCTGAGGAAGTGATGTAATAGGACATTATGATGCAGTAAGAGGGTGTGGTTTATACCGGTTGTCTCAGCAATGTCCAACAGCTGGCCATGAGGAATCAGCACTTGAGATGCTGTAAGTTGATTGGATGGGATCATGTACACCTGTCCGTTCTGTGACTGTCCTGTCACAATGACCTActcaacaaaaacacatacacacacgcacgcacaaacacataaataaaaatGGTTTATGTTCATTAAAATTATCATATATTGGTGAATTAATATTAAGTCATACAATTTATATATTGTCTGTTCCACATTGAAACTGTTAATCTAAAACCATCTACAGCATGCAACCATCCACACTAGGCTCCAAAACTGAGATAATGTAGCTCATCCTATGCCAAGTGAAACTCACTGAACTATGCTTTCACAGACTGCATCTGTCTAATCACATCTCGTCAGCATACTGACATGTCTTCACATGCCTGTTGTCTCAGTTATGAATCTCTACCCCTCAATGTCTCTATCCATTCACACTGCAGGTTCTGTTCGGCTCTTCCAGAGCTGTTCACTAGGGCCTGACCAGCAGATTTCTTCCCATGTCAAAAGCATGGACAAAGCATGTACAGTCAGACAGACTTGACAGCTGCCGCCATGACGATTGCGGTTCAGTTCTATTTTTGTCTGCGCTGCTCAATAAAATCCACTGTTTATCCAATGCTTGTAAGTTGAAAAAAAGTAGCGCTGATGTGCGTCGCAAGTGGCAACGCAACTCATGTCGGTGGCTATCTGCAGAGTGTTCAAGGGAACGTCAGCTGTAAACATGTTGCTGCAGCAGGTGCCAGTAATCATATCAGACAAAGTagacaaaacagacaaaaataaacaagatATAAATGTATGTCATTGCAGATAACACTTCCTCTGACCATCCCAACTCAGGGTTGTGGCATCTCTCACCATGCGTTCACACTGCAGCGCCTGCCCATTCTGGTCCAGGATGATGAACTCCTCCAGCTGGTTCGGCCCTGTGACTGTGGGAAGAGCTTGGATGGCAGGGGCAGATTTCCCAGTGTACGGATTGGTCAAAGGCTGCTCTTGAAGTTCTTCCTTTGCTTGATCATCCTTGTCAATGTCCTGAGAGTAAAATGACACAGGTTATGTGCATGCAAAAACTGACAGCTGTGTGTATTACATGGTAGACATGGTATTGATAGCCACCTTGGGTAAGTGTTGTATAATGCCCAAGAGCTTaaacagagtttttttttatgctgGCTATATCCATCATCTTAAGctaaaagtaaaaaaagtaGACCTCAGCCACCggcccatctgtgtgtgtttgatcctGGCCACTGGTCTCTGGAGTAGAGGATTCTGGGAGATAGAGTTCTTTCAAGTTTGAAGCTGCCTCCTCACTCTGTACTTCTTCCTCCATTTTTCAATGGCCTACCACACAATAGTATGCCAGTTACTCAACATGTTTATCATCAAAACACTTGATACATAGTCAATAAAATAAGATTTCTGAGTTAACCAGACCAAATTAATATCTACTTTTACACTTACAAAACAATCACATTACTGTACTAGTGTAGAAGTGATGTTTGGTTGTTGATTAGCCATTTTAGCATTCAAAAATGATTTATTTTGGATGCAATCAATGGTGCTCTAGTCAAGGTGTTCTGTATAATAATGCCAACTCATCATAAAGTCATAAAGGATTGTTAGGGGCATATTATGATGCATGGTGCATATAGTGACAGTACAGCAGAATGTGCAGAGGTATGTTTCATAGTTCAGTTGTGTAACTTGAAACAAATATTCCGCATCTTCTGCACTATACAGAATAGAATATAGAATAACACAATACTTGCAGTGATACATTACACACTGCTTTACTAAATCTTATCAGGTAAGtgttgtgtttctctgtgttaaGCATTTAAACTTCAATTTGTTTCATATTTTGTGGTTTACTGTTCAGATGGACCATGTCTGAGCTGAGACCTCAATAAAGTTTAGGCTACTTGATTAACGTTACTTGATCTGGAGGGTGGGGGTAGGGCGGACACCTTGCTGACTACCAGATCAGTCATTTATTAGGACTTTGAGCCAAATGGAAATGTCAAGTAACTGTGACTTTGTAAACATTTGCTTAGATGCTAGGTAGCTTGCACAGCTACCGCTGAGTTCCTATACGGCTTTACTGAGGTTCAAGCACTGAAACACTAGCAGACTTTATCCAACAAGATGCAATTTCAGTTTATGGGAAATTGTAATATTACATGTCACGTTACATCCGTCTACATGTGTATGGTCAACATGACATGCAAAGCTAACAGCTAACTGCTACGGTATTCTGCATCTGCAGTTAGCACGCTAGTACCGCCATCGAGAAGCTAACTTGGCTAGTCGGTTTGACTACACTGACAGTAGGATTCTTTTGTTAACGTTACAGGGGAAGCTGTCCGTAGATGAGTAGCAAACGTAAAAGATACATAATCGCATGTATTTCGACAGATCAGAATCCAAAAATACAGCTAGCTTGGTACATTAGCCTGCTTGTGCAAAGACCTAAAATCGCACCAATTCAACCACCTTGTACGTTATCGGTCGAGTAACGTAAGCACACAATCGTTGAAACGCCATGTTGAGCTGTATGTCAACGCTAGCGCTCCGGCTACGACTGAAAAAATAATGTATGAGAAAATGTGGCCTCAGAGAAGCGAGTGACCCTATTTAGCCTATCTCTCCATCAACAGTGTGTAGCCTGTGTCCCACATGGGTTGTGAGTGTCGAAATAAACAGAGGAAGCACTGAAAATTCAAAACGAGTCTACTCAACCTCGTCTTCATCCGGATTTTCAGGTCGTCCCAGCTGCCACAGTAACGCGAAGTTCGTCTGCTTCACGGTGCTTTTTGACTCAAAGATCGCTCCGTATAGCAGATAATTGCTCTAGTGGACAGAAAAATCGAAAATACGGAAGTACAGAAATGAATCccaaaaaataattaaatcatTTTTTCCATTACTTTACATGAGCTAATCTAGGAGGATTCTGTGTTAACAATAATAAGTAGTCTAAGCCATGTATAGTGGCCTATAGTTATTGCTGTTTGTAAAGTAGATTactagcagagaatgtcta
The sequence above is a segment of the Alosa sapidissima isolate fAloSap1 chromosome 2, fAloSap1.pri, whole genome shotgun sequence genome. Coding sequences within it:
- the carf gene encoding calcium-responsive transcription factor, whose product is MEEEVQSEEAASNLKELYLPESSTPETSGQDQTHTDGPVAEDIDKDDQAKEELQEQPLTNPYTGKSAPAIQALPTVTGPNQLEEFIILDQNGQALQCERMVIVTGQSQNGQVYMIPSNQLTASQVLIPHGQLLDIAETTGSGGQKSFSQEPLQTVTFTAISGIAGNATTETDPDSKSADAFVTPLKPLPRNAPSWALRLRSCEKIGDSYRGYCSTEAELEAVLLLHKQQTQAVFGTRQSPSPAKAATRLMWKSQYVPYDGIPFVNAGSRAIVMECQFGPRRKGLQPKKSSELESQSANYKATCPARIYIKKVRKFPEYRVPTDPKVDKKVVRQEQEKAFFNLKKSLRDIGGVIRYYLQLPTQKAHLYHDMEAPPLPPVSLPLSEDDGEGLLGPEEEEEEEDDGSLDDDSCMPSRLHPLVAEKIKQLVSQGHSQVYTVRKQLRKFVEREMFKAEKVPERHNLCYFPTVNDIKNHIHEAQKALQLGCPAPPADPQWAGDDLLTETVTLTLTPASMEVTPQKCAVLEGSDTLSPEAVQLFSSLSSLQPKIFAQLQGIQLQPASNPADGALPQHSSSSSSTSTAVPDLLEPSSPSLAPQPQLLMGPTSFLPSSATLVEVGGIAEPPAALLGMGQLVSVTALGGLTREGGAMHQILLEDGQTIPVQIVDPATLALTPPEDAVQVKEETEDSIINSDEPMVD